The candidate division KSB1 bacterium genome has a window encoding:
- a CDS encoding CoA-transferase subunit beta, with protein MTEYTASELMVVRAARELKDGDVVFVGIGLPNLACNLARLTHAPNLVLIYESGAVGAMPERLPVSIGDPALVAGALSVCSLPEVFLNYLQGGRITVGFLGGAQIDRYGNINTTVIGSDYHHPKVRLPGSGGACEIAILAEKILIITPLKKRNFPERVDFITSPGFLTGGSAREEMGIGGQGPIAVITDLGVFHFDRQTREMMLTDLHPGVDKKSVRENIGWEIRFAGDLHTTELPTAEELRIIREELDPQHIYI; from the coding sequence ATGACTGAATATACTGCCAGCGAGTTGATGGTCGTCCGCGCCGCCCGAGAGTTGAAAGACGGCGATGTCGTCTTTGTGGGCATCGGCTTGCCGAACCTGGCATGCAATCTGGCGCGTTTGACGCATGCCCCGAATCTCGTGCTGATTTACGAATCCGGCGCGGTTGGCGCGATGCCGGAGCGTTTGCCGGTTTCCATCGGCGATCCGGCGCTGGTTGCCGGCGCGCTTTCGGTTTGCTCGCTGCCCGAAGTTTTCTTGAATTACCTGCAGGGCGGCCGCATCACCGTCGGCTTTCTCGGCGGCGCACAGATCGACCGCTACGGCAACATCAATACCACGGTGATCGGCAGTGATTATCATCATCCCAAAGTTCGTCTCCCCGGCAGCGGCGGCGCTTGTGAAATTGCCATCCTCGCCGAAAAGATTCTCATCATCACTCCCCTCAAAAAACGCAATTTCCCCGAACGGGTTGATTTTATAACCAGCCCCGGTTTTCTCACCGGCGGCAGCGCCCGCGAAGAAATGGGCATTGGCGGCCAGGGCCCGATTGCGGTGATCACCGATCTCGGCGTTTTTCATTTTGACCGACAAACGCGCGAAATGATGCTCACCGATCTCCATCCCGGCGTCGATAAAAAATCGGTGCGGGAAAACATCGGCTGGGAGATCCGTTTCGCCGGCGATCTGCACACCACGGAATTACCC